The Streptococcaceae bacterium ESL0687 genome has a segment encoding these proteins:
- the udk gene encoding uridine kinase: protein MSKRPIIIGVTGGSASGKTSVSRAILDNFKNEKIAMIEHDSYYKDQGHLEFSERLNTNYDHPLAFDTDFLIEQLKELSEGLAVDIPIYDYEKHTRSDRTYRQEPQDVIIVEGILVLDDVRLRDMMDIKIFVDTDDDVRIIRRIKRDIDERGRTLDSVIDQYLSAVKPMYHQFIEPTKRYADVIIPEGVSNTVGVDIINTKIASILENSTDK, encoded by the coding sequence ATGAGTAAAAGACCAATCATAATCGGTGTAACTGGTGGAAGTGCCAGTGGTAAAACAAGTGTCTCAAGAGCAATCCTTGACAATTTTAAAAATGAAAAAATTGCCATGATTGAGCACGATTCTTATTATAAAGATCAAGGTCATCTAGAGTTTTCAGAGCGTTTAAATACCAACTATGACCATCCCCTAGCCTTTGATACAGACTTTTTAATTGAACAACTAAAAGAACTATCAGAAGGTCTTGCTGTTGATATCCCTATCTATGACTACGAAAAACATACAAGAAGTGATAGAACCTACCGTCAAGAACCACAAGATGTAATCATTGTTGAAGGAATTTTAGTTCTTGATGATGTTCGCCTGCGTGACATGATGGATATTAAAATCTTCGTTGATACAGATGATGATGTAAGAATTATCAGGAGGATCAAACGTGATATTGATGAGCGCGGTCGTACTCTTGATAGCGTAATTGATCAGTATCTTTCAGCTGTTAAACCAATGTACCACCAGTTCATTGAACCTACTAAGAGATATGCCGATGTTATTATTCCGGAAGGAGTAAGCAATACAGTAGGTGTTGATATCATCAATACAAAGATTGCAAGTATTTTAGAAAATTCAACTGACAAATAA
- a CDS encoding DEAD/DEAH box helicase produces the protein MIDKNNLPEVWQKQLTELGFENFTEIQEESFEPLKDGLNVVATSPTGTGKTLAYLLPLLLNVQKGRGQQLLILAPNSELAGQIFEVTKTWAEPLGLKSSLVIAGASLKRQIERLKKAPEIVVATPGRALELVKDKKIKMTAINTIVLDEVDQLVEAGQFNFVKPIINRTPKDYQFAFYSATANSQLDKIQEIASSKLKNLVEININSTESRVDHIFTEVERRRKVDFLRQLAHLPGMRGLVFFNKLDDLGNAEEKLQYQGINAASLASDVGGRFRKVLLEKFKNGDITLLLATDLLARGIDIENLDYVINFDVPVTEESYVHRAGRTGRMGKEGTVLTMISNPIEKKDLKRLTTASEKILKNQKFVDKK, from the coding sequence ATGATTGACAAAAATAATTTACCAGAAGTCTGGCAGAAACAACTTACGGAGCTTGGCTTTGAAAACTTTACAGAAATCCAGGAAGAAAGCTTTGAGCCCCTAAAAGACGGCCTAAATGTGGTGGCGACAAGTCCTACAGGAACCGGTAAGACTTTAGCCTATCTTCTACCGCTACTTTTAAATGTCCAAAAGGGACGTGGCCAACAACTTCTAATCTTAGCACCTAACAGCGAACTTGCAGGTCAAATCTTTGAAGTTACTAAAACTTGGGCTGAACCACTGGGACTGAAAAGCTCCTTAGTAATTGCTGGGGCAAGTCTTAAAAGACAGATTGAAAGACTTAAGAAGGCTCCTGAAATTGTCGTGGCAACACCAGGGCGTGCTCTAGAGCTTGTTAAGGACAAAAAAATAAAGATGACTGCCATCAATACAATCGTCCTTGACGAGGTTGACCAACTGGTTGAGGCAGGTCAATTCAACTTTGTAAAACCAATTATTAACAGAACTCCTAAAGACTACCAGTTTGCCTTTTATTCAGCTACAGCAAATTCACAACTAGATAAAATCCAAGAGATTGCAAGCTCAAAACTGAAAAACCTGGTTGAAATCAACATCAATTCTACTGAATCTCGTGTTGACCACATCTTTACTGAGGTTGAAAGACGCCGTAAGGTTGATTTTTTACGCCAGCTGGCCCACTTACCAGGAATGCGCGGTTTGGTCTTCTTCAACAAGCTTGATGATCTAGGAAATGCTGAAGAAAAACTTCAATACCAAGGTATTAATGCAGCAAGTCTTGCTAGTGACGTTGGTGGTCGTTTCCGTAAGGTCCTTCTTGAGAAGTTCAAGAATGGGGATATTACTCTACTTCTTGCGACAGATCTTTTGGCCCGCGGGATTGATATCGAAAATCTGGACTATGTAATCAACTTTGACGTACCAGTCACTGAAGAATCTTATGTTCACCGTGCCGGTCGTACTGGACGGATGGGGAAAGAGGGAACTGTGCTTACTATGATTTCTAACCCAATCGAGAAAAAGGACCTGAAACGTCTGACGACAGCCAGTGAAAAGATTCTTAAAAACCAAAAATTTGTTGATAAAAAATAA
- a CDS encoding Gfo/Idh/MocA family oxidoreductase: protein MIKLGVIGSSWISKQFIEAALATGKYEFTAFYSRKLERALEFTQDFKGPIELFDDLAAFYQADFDTVYIASPNSLHFPQAKGALSAQKNVILEKPACSNPQELEEIIELARVKEVYLFEAARNIHEKSLSLIKEFLDDKEIWGADFTYAKYSSKMPKLLEGEVPNIFSSKFSGGALADLGVYLLYAASYLFGRPKHASYQAIKTKDGIDLNGIGILSYEGFNLALKTGKNISSKLTSEIYTSEGTLTLDGVNAIKEAKFTYHTGQSFDLDITSTENPMLEEAYDFAHILSADRLEDNNYKKLLQLAQIVAQTSYEMRLDAGIKFEADKHD, encoded by the coding sequence ATGATAAAACTTGGTGTTATTGGTAGCAGCTGGATTAGTAAGCAGTTCATCGAGGCAGCTCTTGCTACTGGAAAGTATGAATTTACAGCCTTCTACTCACGTAAGCTTGAGAGAGCCCTTGAATTTACTCAAGATTTCAAAGGACCCATTGAACTTTTTGACGATTTAGCTGCCTTCTATCAGGCAGACTTTGATACAGTCTATATTGCAAGCCCTAATTCCCTGCATTTCCCCCAGGCCAAGGGTGCCCTTAGTGCCCAAAAAAATGTAATCCTTGAAAAACCAGCCTGCTCAAATCCCCAGGAATTAGAGGAAATCATTGAACTGGCAAGGGTTAAGGAAGTTTATCTATTTGAGGCAGCAAGAAACATCCATGAAAAGTCTCTTTCTCTTATCAAGGAATTTTTAGATGATAAGGAAATTTGGGGTGCTGATTTTACCTATGCCAAGTATTCTTCCAAGATGCCCAAGCTTCTTGAGGGAGAAGTACCCAATATCTTTTCTAGTAAATTTTCTGGAGGTGCCCTTGCGGACCTTGGAGTCTACCTTCTTTATGCGGCAAGCTATCTTTTCGGTCGGCCCAAACATGCCAGCTATCAGGCTATAAAGACAAAGGATGGAATTGATCTTAACGGAATCGGCATTTTATCATATGAAGGGTTTAACCTGGCCCTTAAAACCGGGAAAAATATTAGCAGCAAACTTACAAGTGAAATCTATACGAGCGAGGGGACTTTGACTCTTGATGGTGTAAATGCCATCAAGGAAGCAAAATTTACCTACCATACCGGTCAAAGCTTTGATTTGGATATAACTTCAACTGAAAATCCCATGCTTGAAGAGGCTTATGATTTCGCGCATATTCTTTCAGCTGACAGGCTGGAAGACAACAACTATAAAAAACTACTGCAACTGGCCCAAATTGTAGCTCAAACAAGCTATGAGATGAGGCTAGATGCTGGAATAAAATTTGAGGCAGATAAACATGATTGA
- a CDS encoding MucBP domain-containing protein, whose protein sequence is MDILQKEDFKILSKLNKKRAAIALISFTSFLCCSSYNVTTVMGDSSVSSPTIVMPDTGEITDIKVLIGVNNSVMSSGDSIQLPGQNFQISSIKLSFMLTQKGTLKPNTVLRIPVSLTNNSNPLPKTLLSSGGILNILDDNMNVGTIQYVSEDRFGNSGYYKIVLSSEFELEDGESASVSVNFSPSSSSFITAFNSTEPIILTIDRSAFSFVPKRRIYEKDSGWYNTNDFAYSPSASQINIGTAIKDPDYLNNALSLSADTNSDTGIPDGDVINIERVTVKGSPVIGISIDDYLGNHTLKLSEDGTYLIKNDNSGDVNFPIGTGVTNLITLPSGLSDEAILEALHQSGKNSGAIIDEGNGHYIIAYNFGRLIGPGAYTYHDLFPNDDGATISNNLQEVKRSESVTEDLNKKLSSLYAFHSSELQTSINFSDSSISNSISGVGTQYDVNDTSIIKINVSNYNSNTTPSSARSEDQSKITVHYVDEDGKELALQSYSYGYPMEYGGIEASLNYLADKKAIPGYTLVTTSSPISEISGIQLTNSESIPFLENDQVYYYVYKKDEPIITTESSTVNETIHYQFLDGSQAANTYTRGITFIRSVSIDAVTGEKNYGSWSPDQSFIPVVSPILKGYTADKTEINSETVSGYSNDLAYTVVYTKDDPIMTTESKTVKETIQYKYSDGSQASMTYTKVLTFTRSVSIDETSGEKTYGQWSEDQAFDYVESPKLEGYTADKTSIASQVVSGDSSDLNYIVTYTRNSVPSLNNDKLGTPEADPRYVSADLPETGINTASENSRIIVIVSAPAALLVMLFVYMHTKKKNESDK, encoded by the coding sequence ATGGATATTTTGCAAAAAGAAGATTTTAAAATTTTGAGCAAATTAAATAAAAAGAGAGCTGCTATAGCTTTGATTTCTTTTACATCGTTTTTATGTTGTAGTAGCTATAATGTTACTACGGTAATGGGGGACTCAAGTGTGAGTAGTCCAACAATTGTTATGCCTGATACAGGAGAGATTACTGATATCAAAGTCCTAATTGGTGTAAATAATAGTGTAATGAGTTCCGGAGACTCTATTCAATTACCTGGGCAGAATTTTCAGATCAGCTCAATTAAATTATCGTTTATGTTAACTCAAAAAGGAACTTTAAAACCAAATACAGTTCTAAGGATTCCGGTATCTTTAACCAATAATTCTAACCCATTACCTAAGACATTATTAAGTTCTGGGGGAATACTTAATATTTTGGACGATAATATGAATGTAGGTACTATACAGTATGTGTCAGAAGATAGATTTGGTAACTCTGGATACTACAAGATAGTTTTATCCAGTGAGTTCGAATTGGAGGATGGAGAATCTGCTTCTGTATCAGTTAATTTTTCCCCGTCTAGCTCTTCTTTTATTACTGCTTTTAATAGCACAGAACCTATAATTTTAACTATAGATAGAAGTGCATTTTCTTTTGTTCCTAAAAGGAGAATATATGAAAAAGATAGTGGATGGTATAATACAAATGATTTTGCATACAGTCCCAGTGCAAGTCAAATTAATATCGGTACAGCAATTAAAGATCCTGATTATCTAAATAATGCCCTATCGCTTTCAGCTGATACAAATTCAGATACAGGTATTCCTGATGGAGATGTGATAAATATTGAGAGGGTAACTGTTAAAGGATCACCTGTAATTGGAATTTCTATTGATGATTATTTAGGAAATCATACTTTAAAACTCAGTGAAGATGGTACTTATCTGATTAAAAATGATAATTCAGGAGATGTGAATTTTCCAATTGGAACAGGTGTTACAAATCTTATTACCTTACCTAGCGGGTTGTCAGATGAGGCTATATTGGAGGCATTGCATCAAAGCGGGAAAAATAGTGGAGCTATTATTGATGAGGGGAACGGACATTATATAATTGCTTACAATTTTGGAAGATTGATTGGTCCAGGGGCCTATACATATCACGATTTATTTCCAAATGATGACGGTGCAACCATATCTAATAACCTTCAGGAAGTAAAGAGGAGTGAGTCAGTTACAGAAGACCTAAATAAAAAGTTATCTAGTCTCTATGCTTTTCATAGTTCGGAGTTACAAACATCGATTAATTTTAGTGACTCTAGTATATCAAATAGTATTTCAGGAGTTGGAACACAATATGATGTAAACGATACTAGTATAATTAAGATTAATGTTTCAAATTATAACTCTAATACAACACCATCTAGTGCCCGTTCTGAGGATCAGAGTAAGATAACTGTTCATTATGTTGATGAAGATGGTAAAGAGTTAGCCCTACAGTCTTATTCTTACGGGTATCCTATGGAATATGGAGGTATTGAAGCATCACTAAATTATTTGGCAGATAAAAAGGCAATCCCTGGTTATACTCTTGTTACTACTAGCAGTCCCATTTCAGAAATTTCAGGAATTCAATTAACTAATTCTGAGTCAATACCATTTCTTGAGAATGATCAGGTATATTACTATGTGTACAAAAAGGATGAACCGATAATTACAACTGAGTCAAGTACAGTTAATGAAACGATTCACTACCAATTTCTAGATGGATCCCAAGCGGCTAATACTTACACAAGAGGGATAACTTTCATACGTTCAGTCTCAATAGATGCGGTTACAGGTGAAAAAAATTATGGCTCGTGGAGTCCTGATCAAAGTTTTATACCAGTTGTAAGTCCAATTTTGAAAGGTTATACTGCAGATAAAACAGAAATTAATTCTGAAACGGTTAGCGGTTATTCAAATGATTTGGCCTACACAGTAGTTTATACTAAGGACGATCCGATTATGACTACTGAATCAAAAACAGTAAAAGAAACCATCCAATATAAATATTCAGATGGAAGTCAAGCATCTATGACTTATACCAAAGTTTTGACTTTTACTCGCTCAGTTTCGATAGATGAAACAAGTGGTGAAAAAACTTACGGGCAATGGAGTGAGGATCAAGCCTTTGATTATGTGGAAAGTCCTAAGCTTGAAGGATATACTGCGGATAAGACATCGATTGCCTCTCAGGTAGTAAGTGGAGATTCAAGTGATTTAAACTATATTGTTACTTATACAAGGAATTCAGTACCTAGTTTAAACAATGACAAATTGGGTACACCCGAAGCAGATCCAAGGTATGTATCTGCGGACTTACCAGAGACAGGTATTAATACAGCCAGTGAAAACAGCAGAATAATTGTAATAGTTTCTGCACCTGCGGCTTTGTTAGTCATGTTGTTCGTCTATATGCACACCAAAAAGAAAAATGAGAGTGATAAATAA
- a CDS encoding S-adenosyl-l-methionine hydroxide adenosyltransferase family protein, which translates to MSKYLVLQTDFGLGDGAVSAMRGVAHSVSDDITVADLTHEIPPYDIWVASYRLYQTVKYWKEGSVFVSVVDPGVGSDRRSIAVKTLSGHYIITPDNGSISHIAHYDGIAEIRAIDEVKSRLPHSEESHTFHGRDIYAYNGARLAGQEVTFEELGEVISLDSVEKLDIVDATRENHILRGSIDVLDVRFGSLWTNIPLAFAKEENIDQDDQVQITIYHENRKVYQNTMVFARSFADVNVGEPLAYVNSLVNIGIAVNQDSFSDLYHIGTGNNWIIEIRKAPKVIFEY; encoded by the coding sequence ATGAGTAAATATTTAGTTTTACAGACCGACTTTGGTCTTGGTGATGGAGCAGTTTCTGCAATGCGTGGGGTTGCCCATTCAGTAAGTGATGATATTACAGTCGCTGATTTAACCCACGAAATCCCACCATATGATATCTGGGTGGCTAGCTACCGTCTTTACCAAACAGTTAAATACTGGAAAGAAGGATCTGTTTTTGTAAGTGTTGTTGACCCTGGTGTTGGAAGCGACCGCCGCAGTATTGCCGTTAAAACTTTAAGTGGTCACTACATCATTACACCTGATAATGGATCAATCTCACACATTGCCCACTATGATGGAATCGCTGAAATCCGTGCTATTGACGAGGTTAAAAGCCGTTTACCACACTCTGAAGAAAGCCACACTTTCCACGGACGTGACATCTATGCTTATAACGGTGCTCGCCTTGCTGGTCAAGAAGTTACTTTTGAAGAATTAGGTGAAGTAATCAGCCTTGATAGCGTTGAAAAACTTGACATTGTTGATGCAACAAGAGAAAACCACATCCTTCGCGGATCAATTGACGTTCTTGACGTTCGTTTTGGTTCATTATGGACAAACATTCCTCTTGCTTTTGCTAAAGAAGAAAACATCGATCAAGATGACCAAGTTCAAATTACAATCTACCACGAAAACAGAAAAGTTTACCAAAATACAATGGTCTTTGCTAGAAGCTTTGCTGATGTAAATGTTGGTGAACCTCTAGCTTATGTAAACTCACTTGTAAATATCGGTATTGCCGTAAACCAAGATTCATTCAGTGACCTTTACCACATCGGTACTGGTAATAACTGGATTATCGAAATCCGTAAAGCTCCAAAAGTAATCTTTGAATATTAG
- a CDS encoding ABC transporter ATP-binding protein: protein MQEKIIDIENFSFRYSSQNEPTLKDINLDIKKGEKVLIIGPSGSGKSTLGQTLNGIIPNLHKGEAKGNLLINNLPFGSSIFDLSKSISTVLQDTDDQFIGLTVGEDIAFALENDQVNQEEMKKAVSYWASAVDLGKFLNKKPQELSGGQKQRVTLAGVLIDESPILLFDEPLANLDPKAGEDTIELIDRIHKKTDATSIIIEHRLEDVLLADVDRIVLVNNGQILFDESPEELLNSDLLEENGLREPLYVSALKYAGIDIKEVKNLENISRLELTEKESGKLRDWASKLNHKKEVAHPEELLRLENLSVGYSDDLILKDVNVTINQGERISIVGRNGAGKSTLVKAICNFINSEGKVFWKKEDITQENIAERAEKIGFVMQNPNHMISQSMIFDEVALGLKLRKVPEDEIRKQVEETLKICGLYQFRNWPISALSYGQKKRVTIASILVLKPSLIILDEPTAGQDFEHYSEFMDFLDRLNREGTTIISITHDMHQMMEYSDRTLVIGDQGLLADKKPAELLTNEELIKKVHLKKTSLFKLAQMAGIDDAESFIQNFISLEKSRRASHE from the coding sequence ATGCAAGAAAAAATTATAGATATAGAAAATTTTTCCTTCCGCTATAGTAGCCAAAATGAACCTACTTTAAAGGATATCAACTTGGATATTAAAAAAGGTGAAAAAGTTCTTATTATCGGACCTAGTGGTTCAGGAAAATCGACCTTAGGGCAAACATTAAATGGGATTATCCCAAACCTACATAAAGGGGAAGCAAAAGGCAATTTGTTAATTAACAACTTGCCTTTTGGCTCTTCTATCTTTGATCTTTCAAAATCAATTAGTACAGTCCTACAGGATACTGATGATCAGTTTATTGGACTTACTGTTGGTGAGGATATTGCCTTTGCCCTTGAAAATGATCAGGTCAACCAAGAAGAAATGAAAAAAGCTGTTAGCTACTGGGCTAGCGCTGTTGATCTTGGAAAATTTTTAAATAAAAAACCTCAGGAACTTTCTGGGGGACAAAAACAAAGGGTAACTCTAGCTGGTGTCCTAATTGATGAATCACCAATCCTTCTTTTTGATGAGCCCCTGGCCAACCTTGATCCCAAGGCAGGTGAGGATACCATTGAATTGATTGACCGCATCCATAAAAAGACTGATGCCACAAGCATCATCATTGAGCACCGCCTAGAAGATGTTCTCTTAGCTGATGTGGACCGAATAGTACTTGTCAACAATGGTCAAATACTCTTCGACGAGAGTCCAGAAGAGCTTCTTAATTCTGATTTACTGGAAGAAAATGGCCTTCGTGAGCCCCTTTATGTAAGTGCCTTGAAATATGCAGGCATTGACATTAAGGAAGTTAAAAATCTTGAAAACATTAGCCGCCTTGAGCTTACCGAAAAAGAAAGTGGAAAACTTAGGGACTGGGCTAGTAAGCTTAACCATAAAAAAGAAGTGGCCCATCCTGAGGAACTTCTTAGACTGGAAAACCTATCTGTTGGTTACAGCGATGATTTAATCCTAAAAGATGTTAATGTAACCATCAATCAAGGTGAGCGAATCTCAATTGTTGGTCGTAACGGGGCCGGAAAATCAACCCTAGTTAAGGCCATCTGTAACTTTATTAACTCTGAAGGTAAGGTCTTTTGGAAGAAAGAAGACATCACCCAGGAAAATATTGCTGAAAGAGCTGAAAAGATCGGCTTTGTTATGCAAAATCCAAATCATATGATCAGTCAGTCAATGATTTTTGATGAAGTTGCCCTGGGTCTTAAATTAAGAAAAGTTCCAGAAGATGAGATCAGAAAGCAAGTTGAGGAAACCCTTAAAATTTGTGGCCTCTACCAATTTAGAAATTGGCCGATTTCAGCTCTTAGCTACGGTCAGAAAAAACGTGTAACCATAGCTTCAATCTTAGTCCTAAAACCAAGCCTAATCATCCTAGATGAGCCAACAGCTGGACAGGACTTTGAACACTATTCTGAATTTATGGACTTCTTGGACCGTTTAAATAGGGAGGGTACTACTATCATCTCTATCACCCACGACATGCACCAGATGATGGAATATAGCGATAGAACCTTAGTTATTGGTGACCAAGGGCTTCTGGCAGATAAAAAGCCTGCAGAACTTTTAACCAATGAGGAATTAATTAAGAAGGTTCACTTAAAGAAAACTAGCCTCTTTAAGCTAGCTCAAATGGCAGGTATTGATGATGCTGAGTCCTTCATCCAAAACTTTATAAGCCTTGAGAAATCTAGGAGGGCCAGCCATGAATAA
- a CDS encoding uracil-DNA glycosylase — MKFHGSWEPFFNQERAKDYYKKLEENVKNAYEKELVYPALADIFRAYDLTPLDDVKVVILGQDPYHNGQATGLAFSVHQGEKLPPSLRNIFKELYDDLGIVRENGDLTDWARQGVFLLNTSLTVLAHKPASHANIGWTPFVENTIKYLNSRNKNIIWVLWGKHAEKYETFMDGVIIKSAHPSPFSARRGFFGSHPFSQINNILKANKCEEIHF; from the coding sequence ATGAAATTTCACGGAAGTTGGGAGCCTTTCTTTAATCAGGAGAGAGCTAAGGACTACTATAAAAAACTTGAGGAAAATGTAAAAAATGCCTATGAAAAAGAGTTAGTCTATCCGGCTTTAGCTGATATTTTTAGGGCTTACGACCTAACACCTTTAGATGATGTTAAGGTAGTGATTTTGGGCCAAGATCCCTATCATAATGGGCAGGCAACAGGGCTTGCCTTTTCTGTTCACCAAGGAGAGAAGCTTCCTCCTAGCTTAAGAAATATCTTTAAGGAACTCTATGATGACCTGGGTATTGTAAGGGAAAACGGAGACCTAACTGATTGGGCCCGTCAAGGGGTCTTCCTCCTTAATACCTCCTTAACTGTTTTAGCCCATAAACCTGCCAGTCACGCAAATATTGGCTGGACTCCTTTTGTTGAAAATACTATCAAGTATTTAAATAGTAGAAATAAAAATATTATTTGGGTTTTATGGGGGAAACATGCTGAGAAATATGAGACTTTTATGGACGGAGTAATTATAAAATCAGCCCATCCTAGTCCCTTCTCAGCCAGACGAGGATTTTTTGGTAGTCATCCATTTTCACAAATTAATAATATCCTTAAAGCCAATAAATGTGAGGAAATTCACTTTTAG
- a CDS encoding energy-coupling factor transporter transmembrane component T yields MNNNQQIIGYKPGKTFIHKLNATAKLLFFVIVTVACMISYDTRLLLAVGLGSLVLFKMSDIKWKQISFVMNFIIIFSLLNLVIVFLFDPNYGPRLYGSKTIMFAFVSYEELFYLLNLALKYFCTVPLALIFLMTTDPSQFASSLNKIGVSYRISYAVSLALRYIPDVQNDFNNIKISQQARGIDLSSKAKLTQKIKVNVQLILPLIFSSLDRIEKVSTAMELRRFGSQKKRTWYSYKPFKNSDYLVLALALIILVLTVLLFKVNGGRFYNPFA; encoded by the coding sequence ATGAATAACAACCAACAAATCATCGGGTACAAACCTGGGAAAACCTTTATTCATAAGTTAAATGCCACAGCTAAATTACTATTTTTCGTAATTGTAACGGTTGCCTGCATGATTTCTTATGATACAAGACTTTTACTGGCTGTAGGTCTTGGTTCCCTTGTCCTCTTTAAAATGTCTGATATCAAATGGAAGCAAATTTCATTTGTTATGAACTTTATTATTATCTTCTCCCTCCTAAATTTGGTCATTGTCTTTCTCTTTGATCCAAACTACGGGCCAAGACTTTATGGTTCAAAAACAATTATGTTTGCCTTTGTAAGCTACGAGGAGCTTTTCTACCTGCTAAACCTGGCACTTAAGTACTTCTGTACAGTTCCTCTGGCTCTTATCTTTTTGATGACAACAGACCCTAGCCAGTTTGCAAGCTCCCTTAATAAAATTGGTGTGAGCTATAGGATTTCTTATGCGGTAAGTCTTGCCCTAAGATACATTCCTGATGTGCAAAATGACTTCAACAATATTAAAATTAGCCAACAGGCGCGTGGAATTGATCTTTCATCTAAGGCTAAGTTGACCCAAAAAATTAAGGTTAACGTTCAGCTGATCCTACCTCTAATCTTCTCAAGCTTAGATAGGATTGAAAAGGTATCAACAGCCATGGAACTTAGAAGGTTTGGTAGTCAGAAAAAAAGAACTTGGTATTCTTACAAGCCCTTTAAAAACAGTGATTACCTAGTTCTTGCCCTTGCCCTTATTATTTTAGTTCTCACAGTTCTATTATTTAAGGTTAATGGCGGACGCTTCTATAATCCTTTTGCCTAA
- a CDS encoding dTDP-4-dehydrorhamnose 3,5-epimerase has product MAAKIDNFSAEESKIDGLKIIKTKTAKDERGTVRELYRASAYSEVLPETIRPWQQINLTRTKKGAIRGLHGEAMAKLVTVAYGSAFGVYVDTRPASKTLGQVVTVELKPGVQVFVPQGVCNGFQALDDETEYLYFFDNEWKPGMAGVALTPLDKDLNIDWPIPVSTDNFDQVSEKDFNAPTLKEVLGK; this is encoded by the coding sequence ATGGCTGCAAAGATAGATAATTTTTCCGCTGAGGAATCAAAGATTGATGGTTTAAAAATCATAAAAACCAAAACTGCAAAAGATGAAAGAGGGACGGTCAGAGAGCTTTACAGGGCAAGTGCCTATTCTGAGGTTTTACCTGAGACCATAAGACCCTGGCAGCAGATTAATCTAACAAGGACTAAAAAAGGTGCTATTCGTGGACTCCACGGGGAAGCCATGGCTAAATTGGTTACAGTAGCTTACGGTAGTGCCTTTGGGGTATATGTTGATACAAGACCAGCCAGTAAGACTCTTGGACAGGTTGTAACGGTTGAGCTTAAGCCAGGTGTACAAGTTTTTGTGCCCCAGGGTGTTTGTAATGGATTCCAAGCCCTAGATGATGAGACAGAATACCTGTACTTTTTTGATAATGAATGGAAGCCAGGAATGGCAGGTGTTGCCCTAACTCCCCTGGACAAGGACTTAAATATTGACTGGCCCATTCCAGTTTCAACAGATAATTTTGATCAGGTTTCAGAAAAGGACTTCAATGCTCCGACCTTGAAGGAAGTTTTAGGTAAGTAA
- a CDS encoding ECF-type riboflavin transporter substrate-binding protein translates to MKKLSIKSVVATGIGAALFVIVALYIRIPLFPNTDIQLQYAVLTLFSGLFGPIPGFLIGFIGHTLKDSIAYGAPWWTWSLASGLLGIVLGYAAKASDLENGNFGKAQIIRFNVIQVIGNIVIWGLLAPLGDVLIYSEPSNKVFTQGVIAVISNSLTIGIGGTLLLVLYAKSRTKEGSLTKD, encoded by the coding sequence ATGAAAAAACTTTCAATTAAAAGTGTTGTAGCAACTGGTATCGGTGCAGCTTTATTCGTTATTGTTGCCCTATATATCCGTATTCCCCTTTTCCCAAATACTGATATCCAACTCCAATATGCTGTTTTAACTTTATTCAGTGGTTTATTTGGACCCATCCCTGGTTTTCTCATTGGATTTATCGGTCATACCTTAAAAGATTCTATCGCCTACGGTGCCCCTTGGTGGACTTGGTCTCTTGCTAGTGGACTTCTAGGAATTGTTCTAGGATACGCTGCTAAGGCAAGTGATCTTGAAAACGGAAATTTTGGCAAAGCTCAAATTATTCGTTTTAATGTCATCCAAGTTATTGGAAACATTGTTATCTGGGGTCTTCTAGCACCATTAGGAGATGTACTTATTTACAGTGAACCAAGTAATAAGGTCTTTACCCAAGGTGTTATTGCTGTAATTTCAAATAGCCTTACAATCGGAATTGGTGGAACACTTCTTCTTGTTCTTTACGCCAAAAGCCGTACTAAAGAAGGTAGCTTAACAAAAGATTAG